Proteins found in one Kineosporia sp. NBRC 101731 genomic segment:
- a CDS encoding winged helix-turn-helix domain-containing protein — translation MLTSPGPDANRGDHAQSGLVVRLSVPGAAAEGRRGTREVGAEDQNQRSPQRPGPDLRGIARAVEDLVHAVAPDVVTSVEIELREPVRTGRGAPVTTNGSALNGTALNGARRWAAPASDDTDGLSPAVHRTPALAPVPAGTSSSSTSSSGTEPREPGEPFDVDTTRRTLELDGSPVELTRREFDLLAFLERHRGQALGRDELMRAVWHTGYISGDRTIDVHVRRLRVKLGAHADRLVTLRGYGYRLD, via the coding sequence ATGTTGACCTCACCCGGACCAGATGCCAACCGAGGCGACCATGCGCAGTCCGGCCTGGTCGTCCGCCTCAGCGTGCCCGGCGCGGCGGCCGAAGGTCGCCGCGGCACGCGTGAGGTGGGCGCGGAGGATCAGAATCAGCGCTCCCCGCAGCGCCCGGGGCCCGATCTGCGCGGAATCGCCCGCGCCGTGGAAGATCTGGTGCACGCCGTCGCACCCGACGTGGTGACCAGCGTGGAGATCGAGCTGCGCGAGCCGGTGCGTACCGGCCGGGGCGCGCCGGTGACCACGAACGGCTCCGCACTGAACGGCACTGCGCTGAACGGCGCCCGACGCTGGGCCGCCCCCGCGTCCGACGACACCGACGGGCTCTCCCCCGCCGTCCACCGCACGCCGGCGTTGGCACCGGTGCCGGCGGGCACCTCGTCCTCAAGCACCTCGTCCTCGGGCACCGAACCCCGCGAGCCGGGAGAACCGTTCGACGTCGACACCACACGCCGCACGCTCGAGCTCGACGGTTCACCGGTCGAGCTGACCCGCCGCGAGTTCGACCTGCTGGCGTTCCTGGAACGTCACCGAGGCCAGGCCCTGGGCCGCGACGAGCTGATGCGCGCCGTCTGGCACACCGGTTACATCTCGGGCGACCGCACCATCGACGTGCACGTGCGCCGTCTGCGGGTGAAGCTGGGCGCTCACGCCGACCGCCTGGT
- a CDS encoding sulfotransferase, giving the protein MALPDFFLLGAPKAGTTALHAALAQHPQLYLSAVKEPKFYLCDGRPPPRSGQRGPGDAHSAQEWVWRRGEYEALFDVAPPGTLKGESTPFYLYDRTAQRRIHADVPHAKMLVVLRDPIDRAYSNWMHLWSDGLEPIGDFADAWAAEDARVEAGWAPFWHYRRLGLYGEQLRDLIDLFGREQVHVLRYRDLVEAPDLALDKVSAFLGVDPGRVEQPARENSRPYVEPGRRTAVLSRVVRAGAAAGAYAPPQVWRRASEPLLGLLQQGGARRPVLEQEVRMRLVEAYREDNALLNELAGQSFGDWMGTTSRGQFAPTAGES; this is encoded by the coding sequence ATGGCCTTGCCCGACTTCTTCCTGCTCGGTGCCCCCAAGGCGGGGACCACCGCTCTGCACGCCGCGCTGGCACAGCATCCGCAGCTGTACCTGTCTGCGGTGAAGGAGCCGAAGTTCTACCTGTGTGACGGTCGCCCGCCGCCGCGATCCGGGCAGCGAGGGCCAGGCGATGCCCACAGTGCGCAGGAATGGGTGTGGCGCCGCGGTGAGTACGAGGCGCTGTTCGACGTCGCCCCGCCGGGCACGCTCAAGGGCGAGAGCACACCCTTCTACCTCTACGACCGCACCGCCCAGCGCCGCATCCACGCCGATGTTCCGCACGCGAAAATGCTGGTGGTGCTGCGGGACCCGATCGACCGGGCGTACTCGAACTGGATGCACCTGTGGTCGGACGGGCTGGAACCGATCGGTGACTTCGCCGATGCCTGGGCCGCGGAAGACGCCCGGGTGGAGGCCGGCTGGGCCCCGTTCTGGCACTACCGGCGGCTCGGGCTCTACGGCGAGCAGCTGCGCGACCTGATCGATCTGTTCGGCCGGGAGCAGGTGCACGTGCTGCGCTACCGCGACCTGGTCGAGGCCCCGGATCTGGCGCTGGACAAGGTTTCCGCCTTCCTCGGGGTCGACCCCGGGCGGGTGGAGCAGCCGGCCCGGGAGAACTCCCGGCCGTACGTCGAGCCCGGCCGCCGCACCGCGGTGCTCTCGCGGGTCGTGCGAGCCGGTGCGGCCGCGGGCGCCTACGCGCCGCCGCAGGTCTGGAGACGGGCGAGCGAACCGTTGCTGGGCCTGCTGCAGCAGGGCGGGGCCCGGCGCCCGGTGCTCGAGCAGGAGGTGCGCATGCGTCTGGTCGAGGCCTACCGCGAGGACAACGCGCTGCTCAACGAGCTGGCCGGGCAGTCGTTCGGTGACTGGATGGGCACGACCTCACGCGGCCAGTTCGCACCGACGGCGGGGGAGAGCTGA
- a CDS encoding FUSC family protein, with protein MPTELSTPRALVRSWGLTELRPHEHAHWAALRAVLSVGAPIAVVLALGRSDLTLFASFGAFNSLYGRHSMYSSRLRMQTETGAFMVGVVTLGVVVAAIGGTWLAITATAAVSVTTYLVSRWAQWAPPGALFAVFAVGACSSHPQEWGMVPIALAVSACAALWSVLVGQSGWLFPAGRHREKRPGKVRLGRAELFGAQGVRGDLLAYAAGPAIAGTVAAAIGGAHPYWAMVSAVAPLTGPSSTHRVARALHRVWGTAAGVLLSLAILVFDPNVVTTLVIALLAQAWAELFVMRNYGLAVVGITPLALLMQHLAVTSDPLATSTDRLVETALGAAIGVALIVATSRPRPPA; from the coding sequence GTGCCGACCGAGCTCTCCACCCCGCGCGCCCTGGTCCGTAGCTGGGGACTGACCGAGCTCCGGCCCCATGAGCACGCCCACTGGGCCGCGCTGCGCGCCGTGCTCTCGGTCGGGGCGCCGATCGCCGTGGTCCTGGCCCTGGGCCGTTCCGATCTCACCCTGTTCGCCAGCTTCGGCGCGTTCAACAGCCTGTACGGCCGGCACTCGATGTACTCCTCGCGCCTGCGGATGCAGACCGAGACCGGCGCGTTCATGGTCGGCGTGGTCACGCTCGGCGTGGTGGTCGCGGCGATCGGGGGCACCTGGCTGGCGATCACCGCCACGGCCGCGGTCAGCGTCACCACCTACCTGGTCTCCCGCTGGGCCCAGTGGGCCCCGCCCGGTGCGCTGTTCGCCGTCTTCGCCGTCGGCGCCTGTTCGTCCCATCCCCAGGAGTGGGGCATGGTGCCGATCGCCCTGGCCGTGAGCGCCTGCGCCGCGCTCTGGTCGGTGCTCGTGGGCCAGTCCGGATGGCTCTTCCCGGCCGGTCGCCACCGCGAGAAGCGACCCGGCAAGGTACGTCTGGGCCGGGCGGAACTGTTCGGCGCGCAGGGCGTGCGGGGCGACCTGCTGGCCTACGCGGCCGGCCCGGCGATCGCGGGCACCGTCGCGGCGGCGATCGGTGGCGCCCATCCGTACTGGGCCATGGTGTCGGCGGTGGCCCCGCTCACCGGCCCCAGCAGCACCCATCGCGTCGCCCGGGCCCTGCACCGGGTCTGGGGCACAGCCGCCGGTGTACTGCTGAGCCTGGCGATCCTCGTGTTCGACCCGAACGTCGTCACCACGCTCGTGATCGCCCTGCTCGCCCAGGCCTGGGCGGAGCTCTTCGTGATGCGCAACTACGGCCTGGCCGTGGTCGGCATCACCCCTCTGGCCCTGCTCATGCAGCATCTGGCCGTGACGAGCGACCCCCTGGCCACCAGCACCGACCGCCTGGTCGAGACCGCCCTGGGGGCGGCGATCGGCGTGGCCCTGATCGTGGCGACCAGCCGCCCCCGACCCCCGGCGTGA